The region TTCTTCCAATGATTTTGCCCTTCACGTGAAAAGCAGTACTCTGCAGCATCCCACTCTTTTTGAGATAATTTGGGCTCCCAAATTGCTTGAAAACAGGGCCTATCGAGCAGGTGTTTTCCAAACCGCTCTAATTTTTTCCCATTTCCCGTATCGATTAATTCATATGTCACGCCAAACTCCTTTTACCATATCTCACCTTGCGATAGAGCATACCCAATATCAGATTTGATGCTGTTTCTATAATCAATGCCCTTTCATTTTTCAAACGGAGGGGGATTAATCCTGCATCGATTTCACCATTTCGATGTGCAATAGCGCCAAAGACCGTTCCGACAGGCTTCTCATCACTGCCTCCACTAGGGCCCGCAATGCCTGAAATGGCCAGGGCATAGTCTGCTCCCGTGAGCTTTAAAGCCCCTTTTGCCATTTCAATCACCGTTTCTCTTGATACGGCCCCATATCTCATCAACGTCTCATATAATACACCGAGGGCTTTCATTTTCATCTCATTGCTATAGGAGACAACACCTCCCACAAAATAATCTGACGCCCCGGCAAGGCGCGTGATTTTTGCCGCAATAGTGCCTCCACTGCATGATTCCGCTACAGCCAGTGATTGTTTTTTTTCTGTCATGAGTTGATAGAGGGCCCCTTCAATCGTACCGTCTTCCGAATCATATAAATACTCCTCAAACTCCTTTTCAAATGCATCGCACACCTTATCAATTCCCTCTTTTGAAGAAAAACGAACGGTAAGATGCCCATAAGCGGGATAAATCCCGATTGAAACGTGGGGATATTGCAGACTGAGCGTGCGCAGAAAAGGATCTACTTGATTTTCCTCTCGCATCGTCAAATAGAAGGTCTGCTGATATCCTTTTTCAATCGGAGGGAATCTCCCCACTAAAAAGGGGATGAGGGCACTCTTAGCCATTGCCTTCATTTCAGGAGGCACGCCGGGCATTAAAATAAGCAATTTCCCTTTCTTTTCCAAAACCATTCCATAGGCTGTCCCTAAATTGTTTTTTAACAAAGGGGCGCCCTCCGGCAATGTGGCTTGATTTTGAATGGAGGGCGATGAGCCCAAACGCCCTTGAATTTCTTGAGCCACATCGGGATTGAACTGCAGGGAATAGCCCATATATTCAGAGGCAATGGCTTTCGTGAGATCATCGCATGTAGGTCCAAGCCCTCCTGTTGAGATCACGACATTCGCCTGTTGAAATCCCCACTCCAGCATGGATCGGATGGATTTTGGTGCGTCTTTTGATGTCACATGCCCCTGAACTTCAAACCCCTCTTCAGTTAAAAGATGGGATAAGAAATGGGCATTTGAATTGAGTGTTTTCCCTTTTAAGAGCTCATCACCAATGGCTGCTATGATGACACGAGGCATATGTGGGGTCCCCCCATTCGATAAAGTTGATCATTTAAGAGCGGATCGAGCCGCAGCTGAGTTGGAATTGTCTCATCCCCTCGCTTTATCTTCAAGAGATGGGTTTCTTTGCGCATCCAAGTCGTGATCTTCTTCCATAACACATGATTAGGAGCCTCTTTCAAAGCATTTAAATTTTGCTTCGTTTTTGGATCCCGGTAGAGTTGTGGATAGGACCACTCGAGCCCAAAACAGATCGACTCCTTCCCCAACACATGGTGCAAGATCCGTCCGTTATCGCCTATGATGAACTGATAAATTCCGAGCTGAACAATGGGATATTGGGGTTTGGCTAAATAGCGTTGCCCCGGCAATGTTTGAATGACGACTGCTTCCATATCAAGTGTCAGCGCGCATGTGAGGTCTTTCCGGAAGAGCTTAGGATCAAAATCAGCCTTGAAAAGCGCATTGATATAGTCTGTGTAGCGCTCCAAAAAAAAAGGGCCATAATCCTTACACTCTTGCTCGCTTAAGACTTTTGACACATTATAAACAGAGCACCCAAGCTCATGTAAAAGCGCCCTCATTGTTTTAGGATCCAAGAGAGCATAATGTGAAATAAATCGGGAGGCTTGCAGAGGATTAAAGGGCGCGGGCACGTTTCGCCTCAAGACTCTCTTTCATTGACAAATAAATTAATGCAGAGACACCCAAGCAAATCGATATATCCGCTACGTTAAAAACGGGAAAATGATATCCCCACAAATTAAAGTGAAACATATCAATGACAAAACCGTAGGTGTAACAATCGACAAGATTGCTGAGCGCACCTCCAATGATCATCGTAATGGGGAAAATATAAGATGCCTTCTTAATAAAAAAATACTGATACATTAACAGTAGAAAGACGAGAATCGATCGGACAATAAATAGAGGCGTTGGATACTCACTAAAAAGTCCCCAAGCACTTCCGGTGTTTTGGACATAATTGATGCTAAAATCGATGCCCAAGAAGTTTTGAAAAACACCAATTCCACCATAGGGATAAGAAGGATAGAGCCAGTTCATTAAATGAACGTGATCCATCGCCCAAGCCTTCACTGCAAAATCAATCAAAAAGAGAGAAGCAATATAAATCCAAGAGATCACCAGAGATTTTTTTGTGATCGTCATGAAACTTGACCCTTTTCCCATTTTTCCTGCGCAGCAATGGTCATTGTTGCATATGGAATAGCGTCGAGGCGTTTAAGCGGGATTTCCTCCCCGGTCAGATCGCAAACCCCATAAGTCCCCTCATCAATTTTCTCAAGGGCTCTTTCAATCTGATATAAAATTTGCGTCTCTTGACTACTCACCTCAATGCTCACAGATTGAACAAAATCATCCGTTCCCTGATCCGCCTGATGTTGTGAGTGCACTTTGTTCTCCTCCCCGATTTTAACATCGGCAGAA is a window of Simkaniaceae bacterium DNA encoding:
- a CDS encoding CinA family nicotinamide mononucleotide deamidase-related protein translates to MPRVIIAAIGDELLKGKTLNSNAHFLSHLLTEEGFEVQGHVTSKDAPKSIRSMLEWGFQQANVVISTGGLGPTCDDLTKAIASEYMGYSLQFNPDVAQEIQGRLGSSPSIQNQATLPEGAPLLKNNLGTAYGMVLEKKGKLLILMPGVPPEMKAMAKSALIPFLVGRFPPIEKGYQQTFYLTMREENQVDPFLRTLSLQYPHVSIGIYPAYGHLTVRFSSKEGIDKVCDAFEKEFEEYLYDSEDGTIEGALYQLMTEKKQSLAVAESCSGGTIAAKITRLAGASDYFVGGVVSYSNEMKMKALGVLYETLMRYGAVSRETVIEMAKGALKLTGADYALAISGIAGPSGGSDEKPVGTVFGAIAHRNGEIDAGLIPLRLKNERALIIETASNLILGMLYRKVRYGKRSLA
- the lspA gene encoding signal peptidase II, yielding MTITKKSLVISWIYIASLFLIDFAVKAWAMDHVHLMNWLYPSYPYGGIGVFQNFLGIDFSINYVQNTGSAWGLFSEYPTPLFIVRSILVFLLLMYQYFFIKKASYIFPITMIIGGALSNLVDCYTYGFVIDMFHFNLWGYHFPVFNVADISICLGVSALIYLSMKESLEAKRARAL
- a CDS encoding TraR/DksA family transcriptional regulator; its protein translation is MALTKEQIEDFRVRLEKLRLQYMHAIRGSSADVKIGEENKVHSQHQADQGTDDFVQSVSIEVSSQETQILYQIERALEKIDEGTYGVCDLTGEEIPLKRLDAIPYATMTIAAQEKWEKGQVS